A section of the Bacillus pumilus genome encodes:
- a CDS encoding EamA family transporter, whose translation MKTSVYIYGVPIITMVISMIVLHERLTLMSALGTVLTLGGLVLSDKKSARRKKEKPSMPFQNKQAL comes from the coding sequence GTGAAAACGAGTGTATATATTTATGGCGTTCCTATTATTACGATGGTCATTTCAATGATCGTTCTTCATGAAAGATTGACCCTCATGTCAGCACTCGGTACGGTACTGACCTTAGGCGGGCTAGTGCTTTCGGATAAAAAAAGTGCGAGGAGGAAGAAGGAGAAACCCTCGATGCCTTTCCAGAATAAACAGGCGCTTTGA
- a CDS encoding tartrate dehydrogenase yields the protein MKHVSIAAIPGDGVGKEVVPEAIRVLEAVSEVHGGLSFTFQDFPWSCEYYLEHGEMMPKDGLDQLKAFDSIFLGAVGDANLVPDHVSLWGLLIKIRREFEQVINVRPAKQLNGIRSPLSQPKDFDLLVVRENGEGEYSEIGGRIYQGEDQLAVQNAVFSRKGTERAMRFAFQLAEKRRKHVTSATKSNGIVHTMPFWDEVFQDVAKDYPEVTADSQHIDALSAFFVTRPEKFDVIVASNLFGDILTDLGAAIMGSIGVAPAANINVNGKYPSMFEPVHGSAPDIAGKGIANPIGQIWTAKLMLDHFGEEELGTHLLETIESVTADGFLTADIGGAYQTQEVTNEIIKRLKK from the coding sequence ATGAAGCATGTTTCAATTGCGGCGATACCAGGTGACGGGGTTGGAAAGGAAGTTGTACCTGAAGCGATACGAGTTTTGGAAGCGGTGTCAGAAGTGCATGGCGGTCTGTCATTTACTTTTCAGGATTTTCCTTGGAGCTGTGAATATTATTTAGAGCATGGCGAGATGATGCCAAAGGATGGATTGGATCAATTGAAAGCCTTTGACAGCATTTTCTTAGGGGCTGTCGGAGATGCCAATTTAGTGCCAGATCACGTATCGCTTTGGGGATTGCTTATTAAAATTAGGCGTGAATTTGAACAGGTGATTAACGTCAGACCTGCAAAACAGCTGAACGGAATACGCTCACCGCTTTCGCAGCCAAAGGATTTCGACCTTCTAGTTGTCAGAGAAAACGGTGAAGGTGAATATAGTGAAATTGGGGGACGTATTTATCAAGGAGAAGATCAGCTTGCTGTTCAAAATGCGGTGTTCTCAAGAAAAGGGACAGAGCGTGCCATGCGTTTTGCCTTTCAATTAGCAGAAAAAAGACGAAAGCATGTGACGAGTGCAACCAAATCGAATGGGATCGTTCATACCATGCCTTTTTGGGATGAAGTGTTTCAAGACGTAGCAAAGGATTATCCAGAAGTGACCGCAGATTCACAGCACATTGATGCACTCTCAGCCTTCTTTGTCACGAGACCTGAGAAATTTGATGTCATTGTGGCCAGTAATTTGTTTGGTGATATTTTGACGGATCTTGGGGCAGCCATTATGGGGAGTATTGGTGTAGCGCCTGCCGCCAACATCAATGTGAATGGCAAATACCCATCCATGTTTGAGCCTGTACACGGATCAGCTCCAGACATTGCGGGAAAAGGAATTGCTAACCCGATCGGCCAAATCTGGACGGCTAAACTCATGCTGGATCATTTCGGAGAGGAAGAACTGGGCACTCATCTGCTCGAAACCATCGAATCAGTTACAGCAGACGGCTTTTTAACAGCAGACATCGGCGGCGCC